The Mus caroli chromosome 1, CAROLI_EIJ_v1.1, whole genome shotgun sequence genome has a window encoding:
- the LOC110295535 gene encoding small cysteine and glycine repeat-containing protein 5-like has protein sequence MGCCGCGGCGGCGGCGGCGGCGGCGGCGSCGGCDCGGCGGCSGCGCGGCGGCNSCTTCRCYRAGCCGCCGGCCGCCRCCRPVLVCCCRRSCCRSCGCGSCGCGCGCGCGKGCCQQKCCCQQKCGCKKCCC, from the coding sequence GGAGGTTGTGGCGGCTGTGGCGGCTGCGGCGGCTGTGGAGGCTGTGGCGGCTGTGGCGGCTGTGGCAGCTGCGGTGGCTGCGACTGCGGTGGCTGTGGAGGCTGCAGTGGCTGCGGCTGCGGTGGCTGTGGAGGCTGCAACAGCTGCACCACCTGCAGGTGCTACCGGGCTGGCTGCTGCGGCTGCTGTGGTGGCTGCTGCGGCTGCTGTCGCTGCTGCAGGCCTGTGCTAgtctgctgctgccgccgctccTGCTGCCGCTCCTGTGGTTGTGGCTCCTGTGGCTgcggctgtggctgtggctgtgggaaGGGCTGTTGCCAGCAGAAGTGCTGCTGCCAGCAGAAGTGTGGCTGCAAGAAGTGCTGCTGCTAG